CCGCGCCGTCCATGACGTCGTCGTGATAGAGCGAACCCAGGTGCGTCATCTCCAGGGCCGTGGCACCGGTGATGACGTGCTCGGTGGTGCCTTCGCCCAGCTGCGCGGTCAGGAGCGTGAGCATGGGACGCACCCGCTTGCCGCCGGCCTCGTAGAGATAGCGCGTCGTGGCGTCGGCAAGCGCGTCACTGACCCGCAGCTCGCGGGCGAGGGTGTCCTCGACGCGGTCGAGGCCGTCCTCGACGACGGCGAGCAGCTTGCGCATCCGGGGACCAGCGAGCACACGCTCGGTCAGGCCGAGGTTGGCCGTCAATCGCGCACCGGCAGCGGAGGAGCTCGCAGTCACCCTCCCAGCCTACCCGCGGCCGTCGCACCCGCGGTCGCGGAGGCCGTTTCGACTCGGGCGCTGCGCGCCCTCGCTCAACGACCGGGAGTCGCTGTCTCGCCCGCTCGGTGAGCGAGGGCAGCGAGTCGAAACGGGGCTCAGACGAGCGGCTTGACCGCGCGGTGCAGCGCGACGATGCCGAAGGTGAGGTCGCGGTGGGCGACGCGGGTCCAGCCGGCGTCGCGGATCCACGACGAGAGCGTCACCTGGTCGGGCCAGTCCTTGATCGACTCGTTGAGGTAGTCGTACGCGTCGGCGTTCGAGCTCACGCTGCGCGCCACCGTCGGCAGGATCCGGTCGTTGTAGAACCGGTAGAGGCTCGCGAACGCGGGGTTCTGCGGGTGCGAGAACTCGCACACCAGCAGCATGCCGCCGGGCGCGGTGACCCGCAGCATCTCGGTGAGCGCCTTCTTCGGATCGTTGACGTTGCGCAGGCCGAACGAGATGGTGACCACGTCGAACTCGCCGTCGGCGAACGGCAGCGCCATCGCATCGGCCTCGACGAAGGTGACGTTGGGCACATGTCCGTGACGACGGCGGCCCTCGGCGATCATGCCCGGCGAGAAGTCGCCGGCCACCACCTCTGCGCCACTGCGCGCCAGGGCGACCGAGCTCGCGCCTGTTCCGGCGGCGAGGTCGAGGATGCGCTGACCGGGCCGCGGAGCGATGGCACGCGTCGTGGCGATGCGCCACAGCCGATCGTTGCCGAGGCTCAACACGGTGTTCGTGCGGTCGTAACCGGCGGCGACCTCGTCGAACATGCCGCTCACGCGGGACGGATCCTTGCCCAGGTCGGCGCGGTGTTCACTCACCCTTCGATCCTAGGCGCGCTCGCGGCGGCGCGGCAGCGCGGCAGCGCGGCGGCGCGGCAGCGCGGCGGCGCGGCAGCGCTCAGCGATGAGGCAGCGCCGCGAGCACGGCGAGCCAGTGCGCCGCCGTCGCCTGGTCGTAGGGCGCCCGCTCGGCACGGACCTCGGCTTCGAGCTCGACCGCCACGGTCTCGAGGCGCTCGACGATCTCCCTCGGGTAGCCGTACCGCACGCGATGCTCGTCCCACTCGTCGCGGTCGTCGATCCAGATGCCACGGCCGTCGCGGGCACGCACGACGTCGAGGTCCATGTCGATGCCCGTGGGGCTCGGGATGCCGGCGGGGTCCGCCGCGGCATCCCATCGCAGATCCCACGCCACATCGATGTAGATCGCGATGCGCGGGTGGGTCGCGTTGAGGGTGGCGGCGTATTCGCCGCTCGGCGGGATCAGGGTGACGTTGTCGCCGTCGCTGACCGTGTCGACGCCCGGTCGGGCACTGCGCCAGCCGTCGCGCTGACCGACCCAGTCGCCGTGGACGTCGCTGCCGAGATACACGCACTCGTGCTCCCAGTGCGGTCCGCCGTCCCACTTGCGCCAGCGGAAGACGAGCGGGGTGCCGGGCGCGGGTCGATCGGTCATGGCGGGAGCCTAACCCGCCCTGACCTCCGGCGCCCGGCTGCGGCGTGCGCCCGGCGGATTAGGCTGATCGGGTGAGTTCCGCGCCGCTCCTGCCACCCCGCCTGCGCATCGTGAGCCGGGAGATCGCCGCGATCGACGACCTGCTCGAATACGCCGATCCGGCCGACCCCCTGGTGTGGGCGCGACGGGGATCGTGGCTCGTGGGCGTCGGCTCGGCGCTGCGCATGGAGGTGCCGGCGGCGGATGCCGCGACCCTCGCCGACCGCTGGCGCGCGGTTGCGGCGGCGGCGACGGTGGACGACCACGTCGGCGTTTCCGGCAGCGGCCTGATCGCCTTCGGCGCGTTGCCGTTCGACGTGCAGTCGGCCGCGACCGCAGTGCTGACGGTGCCGCGGATGACGATCGGCACGCGCGAGGGCCGCACCTGGGTGAGCTGGGTGCTGCCCGACGACGGCGCCCCCGAGCCCGACGAGCCCCGCGCGATCGGCTACGGCCCGCACTGGTCGGCCGCGGTGGGACCTGGCGCGCTGACTCCGGAGGGCTATCAGGATGCGGTCCGTGCGGGACTTGCCGCGATCGCCGCCGGAGAGGTCAGCAAAGTCGTGCTCGCTCGGGAGCTGGCCGGCACGGTTCCGGCCGGCGCCGACCTCCGGCGACTCGCGCGCTCGCTCGCCTCGTCGTACCCCGACACGTGGGTCTACGCCGTGCACGGGCTCATCGGCGCGAGCCCCGAGACGCTCGTCACCGTCTCGGGGGGCCAGGTGACCGCGCGGGTGCTCGCCGGCACGGTCGCTCGGGGCGCCGGCCCGGACGCCGATCGCGAGGCGGCGCTGCGCCTGGCGACGAGCGCCAAGGACCTCGCCGAGCACCAGTACGCCGTGCGCAGTCTCGTCGACGCCCTCTCGCCGCACGCGAGCGCGCTGGCGGCCGCGGAGCAGCCGTTCACTCTCGCGCTGCCGAACGTGTGGCACCTCGCGACCGATGTGGAGGCCACGACCGCCCCCGAGACCTCCGCCCTCGACCTGCTGGGGGTGCTGCACCCGACGGCGGCCGTCGCGGGAACGCCGACGGCGGCCGCTCTGGCCGCGATCCGTCGCATCGAACCGTTCGACCGCGGCCGCTACGCCGGACCCGTCGGGTGGGTCGACGCGAACGGCGATGGCGAGTGGGCGATCGCGCTGCGCGGGGCTCAGTTCGATCTCGCGGCGGCGGATGCCGACGGCATCCCGTTCCGCGCGCACGCCGGCGCCGGGATCGTCGCCGGCAGCGACCCCGAGGCCGAGATGCTCGAGACCCGCGTGAAGTTCCGCCCGATCGTCGACGCCCTGGCGTAGGGCGCGCCCGGGGTCAGCTGTCGGCGAGGCGCTTCTTCTCGGCCGCGACGTCGAAGTCGGCGGCGGGCCAGTGCGGATCGATGTCTTCGAGCGCATCCAGCAGGAGCGCCTGGACGGCCAGACGTGCGTACCACTTGCGGTTGGCGGGCACGACGAACCACGGCGCCTCGGGAGTCGAGGTGCGCGCGAACACCGTCTGGTAGGCCGTCATGTAGTCGTCCCACAGGCGGCGCTCATCGATGTCGCCGGGGTTGTACTTCCAGTGCTTGTCGGGTCGGTCCAGCCGCTCCCCCAGCCGGCTCTTCTGCTCGTCGGCGGAGATGTGCAGCATCACTTTGACGATGCGGATGCCGCGATCGACGAGCCCCTTCTCGAAGGCGACGATGGCGTCGTAGCGGCGCTCGATCTCGTCGGCAGGCGCGAGCGCCCGCACCCGGCCGATGAGGACGTCCTCGTAGTGCGACCGGTCGAACACCCCGATGAAGCCGGGTGCGGGCACACGCTTCTCGATGCGCCACAGGAAGTCGTGCGCGAGCTCCTCGGGCGTCGGCTTCTTGAACGCGGCGAGCGCGACGCCCTGCGGATCGACCGATCCGACCACGTGGCGGACGATGCCGCCCTTGCCCGCGGAGTCCATCGCCTGCAGCACCAGCAGCACCGCCGGAGCGCCCTCTTCGACACGGCTCTGCGCGTAGAGGCGCTCCTGCAGCTCATCGAGCTCGTCCGCACCCGCCTCGAGGTCGCTCTGCCCCTGGTCTTTGTCGCCGTCGTAGCCCGGAGTGGATGCCGGATCGAGATCGGCGAGTCGGAACCCCGGGCCGACGCGCAGGAGGTCGGCGGGATCGGCGTTCCAGTTCTTCTGGCTTCTCGCGGTCATCTCCACATCATGGCGCGGGCAGCCGGATACGGCCAGGACGTTCAGCGCGCGAGGGCGACCTCGATGATCTGCCGCCCGAGGACGCGGGCGGTGAGCGCCTGGTCGAGCTCGGCGCGCGTGGCGACGCGGACGTACTCCCAGCCGTACGCGGCGGCCAGCGGGGCCAGATCCACGTCCTGCGGCGTGTAGAGCACCCGCTGCATGGCGTGGGGGCCGGCGATCTCGGCGACCTCGAGCCCGTCGAAGATCGTTCCCCCGCCGTCGTTGCCGACGACGACCTGCAGCCGCGGCGCCGTCTCACCGACCGGCAGCAGAAGCGCCCCCACGTCGTAGAGGAAGGCGAGATCGCCGGTCAGCACACGGGTCACGCCGACGTCGGCGCCGGTCTGGCTCGCGATCGCGATGCCCATGCCCGTCGCGATGGTGCCGTCGATGCCGGCGAGTCCGCGGTTGGCGTGGACCGGCACCTTCTTGCCGCCGAGCACGCCGTCCGCGACACGCACGAGGCGCGACGAGGCGAAGAACAGCCGGTCGTGGGGCCAGGTCGCCCGCCACACGGCATCGACGAGTCCCACCCGGTCGATCGGGGCGCGCGCGACGGCGAGCTCTGACGCGATGGCGCCGAGGCGTTCGGCGGGTACCGCAGACGACAGCGCGGCGGCATCCGGCGCCGGCGGCGCGAGATCGACGGATGCCGCGCGGGACGCCCGCATCCAGGCGCCGAACCACTCACGGTCCATCTCGCCCACGGCGGCCACGACGGCGTCGACGGACACCGAGGTGCCGTTGAGGTTGAGCGGCTCTCCCGGCCCGCGCACGGCGAGCACCTCGACGTCGTCACGCGACAGCAGCGCGGTGACCTCGCGGGTGAGCGTCGGATGACCGAAGACGACGGCGCGCTCGATGCGGCCGCCCAGCTCCGCATCGCGCAGCAGTCCGCGGTAGCCGTGGACGAGGTTGCGGCCGAAGCGGGCGCCGCTGACGATCTCGGCGATCAGCGGCCAGCCGCCCGCGTGCGCGAGCGCCTCGGCAGCGGGGCCGGCATCGGCCCCGGCGATCACCACGGTGCGGGGGCCACGCACCAGCACGTGCGGATCGACCTCCGGGTCGGCGGGATGGTTCGCCTCGCCGATGCCGCCGCCGCCCTGGTAGAGCGCTCCCGACGGCTCGGTCGCGCTCAGCTCGTCGCCGGCGACGTCGGGGCCGAGCGCGGGCGCGGGAAGGTCGAGCTCGGTCGTGCCCAGCCACGACGGCAGCACACCAGCCAGGGGCTCACGCAGCGGCAGGTTGAGGTGCACCGGTCCGGCCTGCCTCGTGCCCGTGCCGAGGGCGGCCGCGACCGCGTCCTCCGCGACCCGGCGGAGCATCATCGACTGCTCGCCGGTGCCGTCCGCATCGAGCGCGTCGGGCACGGGCAGGTCTTCTTCCAGACGCATGTTCGGCGCGAACATTCCGGGCTGGCGCGTCGTCTGGTTGGCGCCGACGCCGCGCAGCTCGGGAGGACGGTCGGCCGTGAGCAGCAGCAGGGGCACGCCGGCGTGATGCGCTTCGAGAGCCGCGGGCAGCAGATTCGCGACCGCGGTGCCGGAGGTGCACACGACGGCGGCGGGCATGCCGGACTCGCGGCCGATGCCGAGCGCGGTGAAACCGGCGACGCGTTCGTCGATGCGCACGTGCACGCGTACGTCGCCGCGACTCTCCAGCTCGGCGGCGACCAGGGCAAGCGCCTGAGAGCGCGAGCCGGGGCTGACGACGATGTGGGCGACCCCGAGTTCCGCCAGGCGTCCGAGCAGGGCGGCCGCGGCATCCGTCGCCGGTGCACGACCGGCGAGAGCGCTGTCATCCATGTCAGGCGACGCTGCCGCGACGGTGCTCGTCCGGATCGTCGTCGCCGCTCACCGGCGGATGCGACTGCGGGCCGCGGTCGGGATCGGGCCCCTCGGCATCGAGGGCGGCGAGCTCCTCTTCGAGGCGACGGATGCGCTCGTCCTGATCGGCGATCGAGACGCTGCGCAGGCCCCCGAGGAAGTCGGGGTTGTCGTCGGGTGCGCGGAAAGCGTTCTGAGGCCGCGTTCGGCCGCGACCGACCACGAACCACATCACACCGCCGATGACCGGAAGCAGCACGACGATGACGATCCACAGCGGCTTGCTGACACCGCGGTGACGAGTGGGCGGCTGCAGGGCGCAGTCGACGATGCTGTACACCCAGAAGGCGATCAGCAACAGCGCCAGAGGCAGCAGGATGCGCACCACCCCTCCATCCTAGGCGGCGCGCGCCGTGCGAGATCCGAGGACGGCGCACCGACGCCACGCGCGTAGGCTGGACACATGCATGTCCGTTCGGCCCTCGTCTACACCGTCCTTCGTCTGCTGGTGTTCGTGGTGCCGTTCGCGATCATGATGCTCTTCCAGATCATGCGCGAGTACTACTGGCTGTCGGCGATCTTCGCCGCGCTCATCGGGCTCAGCCTCTCGGTGCTCTTCCTGCGCCGCCCGCTCGACGATCTGACCGCCGGTCTCGCCGCGCGCCGGCGTGCCCGTCGCGACACCGACGAAGACGCCGAGGATGCCGCGGCCGACCAGGTCGCCTCGACGCCGTCGGAGTGAGCCCGTCGGCGGCTCCTCGAGCGGGCGCGCTCAGCCGGTGAAAGCCCAGTAGAGCAGCAGCGACAGGGCCAGCGAGGTCAGCGAGGTCAGCCCCAGCGCGACGACCAGCTCGCGCGGTGCGCGGTACGTCCAGACGACCAGCACGGCGCACGCCGCGGGGATGAGCGCGAGCATCGCCAGCCATGCCAGCGGGTAGAACACCGCGAGGAAGGCGACGAGGGCGAAGGCGATGACGACGAGCGCGGTGAACAGCACCTGCGTGGCGCGCCGACCGATGCGCACGGTGAGGGTGCGCTTGCCGGCGAGGCGGTCCTGATCGATGTCGCGGAGGTTGTTCGCCAACAGCACGGCGCAGGCCAGCAGGCCGGCGATGACGCCGCCGAACCAGCTCTCCTGCGGCACCGTGCCGATCTGCACGAACGTGGTGCCCACCGTGGCGACGAGACCGAAGAACACGAAGACGAACAGCTCGCCCAGTCCCGCGTAGCCGTAGGGACGCTTGCCGCCGGTGTAGAACCACGCCGCGACGAGGCAGGCGGCGCCGATGAGCGCCATCCACCAGTAGCCGGTGCGGACGATGATGGCCAAGCCCGCTGCCGCGGCGATCGCGAAGAAGACGAGGGCGACCGTGAGCACGGTGCGCGGCTTCGCCCGGCGCGAGGCGGTGAGGCGGGCGGGACCGACCCGATGGTCGTCCGTGCCGCGGATGCCGTCGCTGTAGTCGTTCGCGTAGTTGACGCCGATCTGAATCGCCACCGCCACGACCAGGCAGCACAGGGCCAGCACCCAGCGCAGCGACGTCCCGTCGAGACGAGCCGCCCCCGTGCCGATGACCACGGGCGCGACGGCGAGCGGGAGAGTCCGCAGGCGCGCGGCGCCGATCCAGTCGCGCGCGGTGGCCCGTGTCACGTACGCGGGATCGCCCGACACACGCGCGCGCTGCGGATTGCCGCGCGGCTTCTGCTTCGCGTGATGCGCCGCGCGCGACTTCTTCTTCCGGGTGCTGCCTGCCACGCCAGAATCCTATGCCCGGATGGGCATGGATCCGCTGTGACGGCGTCGCGGACCTCAGCGCTCGGGAGCGATCCGCTCGGCCCACGCGCGCGCGAGCGCCGCCAGGGCCGGCCGGTCGGGCTTGCCACTGGCGAGCATCGGCAGTCGCGGCACCCGCAGGACGGCACGGGGCCGAGCCGGCGCACCGAGCTCATCACCGACGAGCCCGCGGAGGGTCGGGAGGTCGGGATCGGCCTCTGCATCCGCGGCATCCGACGTCATCCCCGCAGCCACGACGATCGACGCCTCACCCCAGCGCTCGTCGGCGACCGGCACGACGACCGCATCGACGAATCCGGGGACGGTGCGGACGATGCGCTCGACGCGATCGAGCGAGATATTGATCCCGCCCGAGACGATGACGTTGTCACGGCGACCCGTGACGGTCAACCCACCGTCGAACCGCCCGGCGTCGCCGGTGCGGTACCAGCGCACACCCGCGTCGTCGCGCACGAACGCGGCGGCGGTGCGCTCCGGCTCGCCGAGGTAGCCGTCCGCGAGTGTCGGTCCCGACACGTGCACCTCCCCGTCGACGATGCGCACGCCCACGCCGTCGAGCGGGATGCCGTCGTACACGCAGCCGCCGGCCGTCTCACTCGATCCGTACGTGCGCACGACACGGATGCCGGCCTCGTCCGCGCGCGCGGCGAGCGCCGGCGGCAGCGCCTGGCCGCCCACGAGGACCGCGGCGAAGCCGGCGAGGGCGCGGCATCCGGCAGGGTCGTCGAGAAGCGTCTGCAACTGAGCAGGAACGAGGGACGTGTAGGTCGGCACCCGCTCGCCCCCGCGACTGGACGCCATCGACGATGCCGCGGCGACGAACGAGGCGGCGCGGAACGGACCCGCCAGGACGGCGGGCTCGTTGCCGGCGACCAGCGCGCGCACCAGCACCTGCACACCCGCGATGTAGCCCGGAGCCAGAGCGAGCAGCCATGAGCCGCTGCCGAGACGAGCGGCCGTCGCCATGGCCGATGACGTCAGGGCTGCCCGACTGAGTGCGACGGCCTTCGGGTAGCCGCTGGAGCCGGATGTCGTGACGACCACCGCTGTTCCGGCCGGCACGTCCCGGGGCAGCTCGTCTCCCCCGCCGAGCGCGATCGCCGGCCCCGCCCCGAGCACCGCCGAACGCAGACCCCGCAGCACCGCGCGGGCGTCCGATGCGTCGACCCTCTCCAGTCGCACGTTCGTCTCCGGGAAGGTCAGTAGTGGTACGGGTACGGAGACCAGTCCGGGTCGCGCTTCTGCAAGAACGCGTCGCGGCCTTCGACGGCTTCGTCGGTGCCGTACGCGAGACGGGTCGCCTCGCCCGCGAACACCTGCTGACCGACCATTCCGTCATCGATCGCGTTGAACGCGAACTTCAGCATGCGGATCGCCGTCGGCGACTTGCCGAGGATCGTCCGCGCCATCGCGATCGCTTCGCGCTCGAGCTCGGCGTGCGCCACGACGCGATTGACCGCGCCCATCTCATAGGCACGGGCGGCCGAGTACTCCTCGGCGAGGAAGAAGACCTCGCGGGCGATCTTCTGGCCGACCTGGCGAGCCATGTACGCCGAGCCGTAGCCCGCGTCGAAGGATCCCACATCGGCATCCGTCTGCTTGAAACGGCCGTGATCGGCGCTCGCGATCGACAGGTCGCACACGATGTGCAGCGAGTGCCCTCCGCCTGCCGCCCACCCGGGGATCACCGCGATGACGACCTTCGGCATGAAGCGGATGAGGCGCTGCACCTCGAGGATGTGCAGACGACCCGCACGGGCAGGATCGGGCGCCGTCGCGTCATCGGCGGCGTAGGTGTAGCCGTCGCGTCCGCGAATGCGCTGGTCACCGCCCGAGCAGAACGCCCAGCCGCCGTCCTTCGGGCTCGGCCCGTTGCCCGTGAGCAGCACGACGCCGATGCGCGGGTCCTGACGGGCGATGTCGAGAGCGCGGTAGAGCTCGTCGACCGTGTGCGGACGGAAAGCGTTTCGCACCTCGGGCCGGTCGAACGCGATGCGCGCGATGCGACCGTCGCGCGAGACGTGCGCGGTGACATCGGTGTAGGCATCCGCACCCGGGGCGGGCAGCCATTCCGCGGGATCGAACAGCTCGGAGACGAAGGACTCGGTCACCCGCCCAGCCTACGCGCGGGCGCCGCGATCCGGCCCGGCCGTACCTGCCGCTCCCCCTACGCTGGAGCGGTGACGTCGCCCCACCGCATCCTGACCCTGCTCGCCGCCGGCACCCTCGCGCTCGGCCTGTCCGCCTGTGCGTCGACCGGCGATGCGAGCGCATCGCCGACGCCGACCGACGACACCGTCGCGTCGCTGATCATGGCGGGCGACTGCGCGGCGGGAGCGGGCGTCACGCTCGCCGTCGACTCCTCCGCGCTGAAGGGCGGGTCCTCGCAGGCCTGGTGCTACGTCACCACCAAGAAGGTCGCCGTCGCCGACATCGCAGCCGCTGCGGGGCTGACCATCGACGGAACGAAGCAGTACGGCGATCAGGTCGTCTGCCGCGTCAACGGGCTGCCCTCGGCATCCGCTCCGGTCGGCTCGGCGCAGGACCCCGCGTACATCGAGAAGTGCGACGCCATGCCCGCGGCGTTCGCGTATTGGGCGCTGTGGATCAAGCCGTCCGACGGAGCCTGGGACTATGCGCAGGAGGGCCTGTCGACGCTGACGGCACAGCCGGGTGAGAGCGTCGAGTTGCTGTTCACCCTCGACGGCGCCCCCGCTGCACCGGCGGCGTGAGCACCACCGCCGCTGATCGCTGCCGACGCGCGTACTCTCGGCGCGTGAGCTTCCGCCCCGGACCCCTGCGAGCCGCCATCGCCCTGGCGGTCGGCTTCGTGGTGGTCCGGGTCGTGTACCGGGTGCTCTTCCACGGCGTGGACGGCACCGGCGCGGTGCTGCTGCCGCTGCCGGTGTGGCCCCTGGCACCGCCGCTCGCCCACGTTCGGATGTTCGGCCCGGTGACGGCCGACGGGCTGACGGCGGCCGTCGTCGGCGCACTCCCGATCGCGCTCACGATCGTCGCGTTCGGCCTGCTCAGCGCACTGCTGGACCTGCCTCGGCTGCTCGCGCGCGCGGCGCGACGCGGTCCGTTCCAGGGGCTCGCCCGGGCGCTGTCGATCGGGTGGGCCGCGCTCCCGTCGCTCGCCGACGCCGTGCGGGCCGCCCGCCGGGCGCAGCGTCTGCGCGGAGAGCGCGGGCTCGGCTCGGGGGTGCGCATCCTCGCGCCGGTGCTGGAGGCGACCATCGAGCGTGCCACCGCCGTCGGCGCGTCTCTGGAGCTCCGCGGCTACGCCGGTCGCGGGATCGAGGGCGACTGCCGCTCTCCGATCGCGCACGGACCTCTCGCGCTCGGGTTCGGTGACGACACCGTCGTCACGATCGACGGGTCGAGTGTCGGGGCGGATGCGGTGCGCGACGGCATCCGCACCGGCTCGCTGACGGTGCTCACCGGCGCCACCGGCTCGGGCAAGACCACCCTGCTGCGCGCCCTGAGCGGGCTGCACACCCATCTCGACGGCGGGTGGCTCGACGGCGGCCTGTCGATCGCGGGGCACGATCGCGCCGAGACGCCGCCGCGCGACCTGTCGCGGCTCGTCGGCGTGGTGCTGCAGAACCCCCGCGCCGGGTTCGTGACGACGAACGTGCGCGATGAGATCGGGCTGGCGCTGGAGCTGCGCGGGCTCGCCCGCGTGCTCGTCGACGAGCGTGTTCGCGACGTCGCCGACCGCCTCGGCATCGCGGCGCTGCTCGATCGGCGGCTGCGGGAGCTCTCCGCCGGCCAGGCGACCCTCGTCGCCATCGCCGCCGCCATCGTCGAGCAGCCGGTGCTGCTGCTCGTGGACGAGCCGCTCGCCGACCTGGACCGCTCCGCGCGTGCCCGGATCGTGACGCTGTTGGGCGCGCTGGCGCACGAGGCCGGCATGTGCGTCATCGTCGCCGAGCACCGCGGCGCCGAGCTCACCGGCGTCGCGGACGTGTGGCTGCATCTCACCGCGGCATCCGCAGCGACGCCCGCGACCGTCACCACCCGGCCCTCGCCGTTCACAACTCCGGAGTTTCCGCCTCCCCTCCCCACCGAAGGGCCGTCGCGGGCAGCGACCGCAGCGGATCTCCGGAGTTGCGAACCGGCGCTCTCGACGCGGGTGACCGTCCGCTACGGGCAGCGCCTGGCCGTCGACGATGTCGCCGTGACGCTGCACCCGGGCGAGGTGATGGCGTTGGTCGGGCCCAACGGAGCCGGCAAGTCGAGCCTTCTGCTCGCCCTCGCGACCGGCGAGCACGCCCGTGACGTGCGGCTGGTGCCCGACGACGCCGACGCGCTCTTCGTGCGCGACACGGTCGCCGCGGAATGTCGCCGCGCCGACCGGCGGGCGCACCTGCCGGTCGGGACCACCGTTGCCCGCGTCGCCGCGCTGCTCGGACGCGACGAGCAGGCCCGACTGCTGGGGCCTCGGCATCCGCGTGACCTGTCCGCGGGTCAGCGGCGGTGCCTGGCGCTCGCGATCCAGACGGCGACGCGCCCCCGGGTGCTGCTGGTCGACGAACCGACGCGCGGACTCGACCCCGACGCCCGGCGGATGGTCGATGCTGCCGTCACGCGCATCGCGGCGGCCGGGACCGCCGTGCTCGTCGCGACCCATGACGCCGCGGTGATCTCCCGCGCCGACGTGGCGCTCGGCATGGACGCCGGTCGCCTATCCGCCGCGGGCACCACCACCACCGCCGCGGCCCCCACCACCGCCGCCGCGGCCCCCGCCACCGCGCCGGGT
The sequence above is a segment of the Microbacterium sp. PM5 genome. Coding sequences within it:
- a CDS encoding demethylmenaquinone methyltransferase; this translates as MSEHRADLGKDPSRVSGMFDEVAAGYDRTNTVLSLGNDRLWRIATTRAIAPRPGQRILDLAAGTGASSVALARSGAEVVAGDFSPGMIAEGRRRHGHVPNVTFVEADAMALPFADGEFDVVTISFGLRNVNDPKKALTEMLRVTAPGGMLLVCEFSHPQNPAFASLYRFYNDRILPTVARSVSSNADAYDYLNESIKDWPDQVTLSSWIRDAGWTRVAHRDLTFGIVALHRAVKPLV
- a CDS encoding chorismate-binding protein, whose product is MSSAPLLPPRLRIVSREIAAIDDLLEYADPADPLVWARRGSWLVGVGSALRMEVPAADAATLADRWRAVAAAATVDDHVGVSGSGLIAFGALPFDVQSAATAVLTVPRMTIGTREGRTWVSWVLPDDGAPEPDEPRAIGYGPHWSAAVGPGALTPEGYQDAVRAGLAAIAAGEVSKVVLARELAGTVPAGADLRRLARSLASSYPDTWVYAVHGLIGASPETLVTVSGGQVTARVLAGTVARGAGPDADREAALRLATSAKDLAEHQYAVRSLVDALSPHASALAAAEQPFTLALPNVWHLATDVEATTAPETSALDLLGVLHPTAAVAGTPTAAALAAIRRIEPFDRGRYAGPVGWVDANGDGEWAIALRGAQFDLAAADADGIPFRAHAGAGIVAGSDPEAEMLETRVKFRPIVDALA
- a CDS encoding polyphosphate kinase 2 family protein, with translation MTARSQKNWNADPADLLRVGPGFRLADLDPASTPGYDGDKDQGQSDLEAGADELDELQERLYAQSRVEEGAPAVLLVLQAMDSAGKGGIVRHVVGSVDPQGVALAAFKKPTPEELAHDFLWRIEKRVPAPGFIGVFDRSHYEDVLIGRVRALAPADEIERRYDAIVAFEKGLVDRGIRIVKVMLHISADEQKSRLGERLDRPDKHWKYNPGDIDERRLWDDYMTAYQTVFARTSTPEAPWFVVPANRKWYARLAVQALLLDALEDIDPHWPAADFDVAAEKKRLADS
- the menD gene encoding 2-succinyl-5-enolpyruvyl-6-hydroxy-3-cyclohexene-1-carboxylic-acid synthase, producing MDDSALAGRAPATDAAAALLGRLAELGVAHIVVSPGSRSQALALVAAELESRGDVRVHVRIDERVAGFTALGIGRESGMPAAVVCTSGTAVANLLPAALEAHHAGVPLLLLTADRPPELRGVGANQTTRQPGMFAPNMRLEEDLPVPDALDADGTGEQSMMLRRVAEDAVAAALGTGTRQAGPVHLNLPLREPLAGVLPSWLGTTELDLPAPALGPDVAGDELSATEPSGALYQGGGGIGEANHPADPEVDPHVLVRGPRTVVIAGADAGPAAEALAHAGGWPLIAEIVSGARFGRNLVHGYRGLLRDAELGGRIERAVVFGHPTLTREVTALLSRDDVEVLAVRGPGEPLNLNGTSVSVDAVVAAVGEMDREWFGAWMRASRAASVDLAPPAPDAAALSSAVPAERLGAIASELAVARAPIDRVGLVDAVWRATWPHDRLFFASSRLVRVADGVLGGKKVPVHANRGLAGIDGTIATGMGIAIASQTGADVGVTRVLTGDLAFLYDVGALLLPVGETAPRLQVVVGNDGGGTIFDGLEVAEIAGPHAMQRVLYTPQDVDLAPLAAAYGWEYVRVATRAELDQALTARVLGRQIIEVALAR
- a CDS encoding PLD nuclease N-terminal domain-containing protein, which translates into the protein MVRILLPLALLLIAFWVYSIVDCALQPPTRHRGVSKPLWIVIVVLLPVIGGVMWFVVGRGRTRPQNAFRAPDDNPDFLGGLRSVSIADQDERIRRLEEELAALDAEGPDPDRGPQSHPPVSGDDDPDEHRRGSVA
- a CDS encoding DUF4229 domain-containing protein; this encodes MHVRSALVYTVLRLLVFVVPFAIMMLFQIMREYYWLSAIFAALIGLSLSVLFLRRPLDDLTAGLAARRRARRDTDEDAEDAAADQVASTPSE
- a CDS encoding 1,4-dihydroxy-2-naphthoate polyprenyltransferase, encoding MAGSTRKKKSRAAHHAKQKPRGNPQRARVSGDPAYVTRATARDWIGAARLRTLPLAVAPVVIGTGAARLDGTSLRWVLALCCLVVAVAIQIGVNYANDYSDGIRGTDDHRVGPARLTASRRAKPRTVLTVALVFFAIAAAAGLAIIVRTGYWWMALIGAACLVAAWFYTGGKRPYGYAGLGELFVFVFFGLVATVGTTFVQIGTVPQESWFGGVIAGLLACAVLLANNLRDIDQDRLAGKRTLTVRIGRRATQVLFTALVVIAFALVAFLAVFYPLAWLAMLALIPAACAVLVVWTYRAPRELVVALGLTSLTSLALSLLLYWAFTG
- a CDS encoding AMP-binding protein, with the protein product MRLERVDASDARAVLRGLRSAVLGAGPAIALGGGDELPRDVPAGTAVVVTTSGSSGYPKAVALSRAALTSSAMATAARLGSGSWLLALAPGYIAGVQVLVRALVAGNEPAVLAGPFRAASFVAAASSMASSRGGERVPTYTSLVPAQLQTLLDDPAGCRALAGFAAVLVGGQALPPALAARADEAGIRVVRTYGSSETAGGCVYDGIPLDGVGVRIVDGEVHVSGPTLADGYLGEPERTAAAFVRDDAGVRWYRTGDAGRFDGGLTVTGRRDNVIVSGGINISLDRVERIVRTVPGFVDAVVVPVADERWGEASIVVAAGMTSDAADAEADPDLPTLRGLVGDELGAPARPRAVLRVPRLPMLASGKPDRPALAALARAWAERIAPER
- a CDS encoding 1,4-dihydroxy-2-naphthoyl-CoA synthase, with the translated sequence MTESFVSELFDPAEWLPAPGADAYTDVTAHVSRDGRIARIAFDRPEVRNAFRPHTVDELYRALDIARQDPRIGVVLLTGNGPSPKDGGWAFCSGGDQRIRGRDGYTYAADDATAPDPARAGRLHILEVQRLIRFMPKVVIAVIPGWAAGGGHSLHIVCDLSIASADHGRFKQTDADVGSFDAGYGSAYMARQVGQKIAREVFFLAEEYSAARAYEMGAVNRVVAHAELEREAIAMARTILGKSPTAIRMLKFAFNAIDDGMVGQQVFAGEATRLAYGTDEAVEGRDAFLQKRDPDWSPYPYHY